In the Palaeococcus pacificus DY20341 genome, one interval contains:
- a CDS encoding damage-control phosphatase produces MKVHYECLSCMITQAQKASELATKDIKKRREAMLNVAQLVGKYYREESIPAIDASLLFLEIYKLLNNDDPFKNYKEVSNSLAKRVVEDLKMTLHIDLKTALKLAIAGNLIDFAVGYDPQKIEGDIISLLNENLYIDHSDELFSALNNASVLLYLTDNCGEIYFDKLFLEKIKKEYPQLEIYIAAKDGAIINDATIEDLKEAGLQEVGKLISTGSRIVGAPLEYANEEFKRIFERADVVIAKGQGNFEVLSELKDDRIFFLLKAKCAPVARELNVPQGSMLCTRL; encoded by the coding sequence ATGAAGGTTCACTATGAGTGCCTATCATGTATGATTACCCAAGCTCAAAAAGCTAGTGAGTTGGCAACAAAGGATATCAAAAAGAGAAGAGAAGCTATGCTAAACGTTGCCCAGCTAGTTGGCAAATATTATAGAGAGGAGTCTATTCCTGCTATAGATGCCAGCCTCTTATTTTTGGAGATATATAAGTTGTTAAACAATGATGATCCATTCAAAAATTATAAAGAAGTGTCAAACTCACTCGCAAAGCGCGTGGTTGAGGATCTAAAAATGACTCTCCATATTGATCTGAAAACCGCCTTAAAACTAGCCATCGCAGGGAACTTAATAGACTTCGCTGTTGGATATGACCCGCAAAAAATTGAAGGGGATATAATCTCACTCCTCAATGAAAATCTCTATATCGACCATAGTGATGAGCTTTTCAGTGCCCTTAACAATGCCAGTGTTTTGTTATATCTAACAGATAACTGCGGGGAGATATACTTCGATAAGCTATTTTTGGAAAAGATAAAGAAAGAATATCCTCAGTTGGAGATATATATTGCTGCAAAAGATGGAGCAATAATAAACGATGCAACAATAGAAGACCTCAAAGAAGCGGGACTTCAAGAAGTCGGCAAACTAATCTCAACGGGCTCTAGGATTGTGGGAGCCCCATTGGAGTACGCTAATGAAGAGTTTAAGAGGATATTCGAGAGAGCGGATGTTGTTATAGCAAAAGGTCAAGGGAACTTTGAAGTCCTGAGCGAGCTTAAGGATGATAGGATATTCTTCCTGCTGAAAGCTAAATGCGCACCTGTCGCTAGGGAACTCAATGTTCCGCAAGGTTCTATGCTCTGCACAAGACTCTGA
- the rnhB gene encoding ribonuclease HII, whose protein sequence is MKLGGIDEAGRGPVIGPLVIATVVVDEKNLDRLRELNVRDSKKISPKRREELFNKIIEILDDYVVIELWPEEIDNRNGTLNEFEVENFIKALNSLKIKPEVLYIDAADVKEERFGEVIKKKLDFSPKIVSEHKADDKYLPVSAASILAKVTRDRAIEKLKEEYGEIGSGYPSDPRTRKFLEEYYLKYGDFPPIARRTWKTLKKLEEKLKPKLQKSSKKDGQLNITEFLR, encoded by the coding sequence ATGAAGTTGGGAGGAATTGATGAAGCTGGGAGAGGACCAGTTATAGGGCCATTGGTTATTGCTACGGTAGTGGTGGATGAAAAGAATTTAGACAGACTTAGGGAACTCAATGTGAGAGACTCCAAGAAAATAAGCCCCAAACGAAGGGAAGAGCTCTTTAATAAAATAATTGAAATTTTGGATGATTATGTAGTTATTGAACTATGGCCGGAGGAGATTGATAATAGGAATGGCACTTTAAACGAGTTTGAAGTTGAGAACTTCATAAAAGCTCTAAATTCGCTAAAGATTAAACCAGAGGTGCTATATATAGATGCAGCTGACGTCAAGGAAGAGCGGTTTGGTGAAGTGATTAAAAAGAAGCTGGACTTTTCTCCAAAGATAGTCTCGGAGCACAAAGCGGATGATAAGTACCTGCCGGTTTCCGCTGCATCTATTTTAGCTAAAGTAACTCGTGATAGGGCAATTGAAAAACTGAAAGAAGAGTATGGGGAGATTGGCAGTGGATATCCAAGCGATCCAAGAACAAGGAAGTTCTTGGAAGAATATTACCTCAAGTATGGCGATTTTCCCCCGATAGCTAGGAGAACATGGAAAACCCTAAAAAAGCTTGAAGAGAAGTTAAAACCCAAGCTCCAAAAAAGCTCCAAAAAAGATGGTCAACTCAATATCACGGAGTTCCTGCGTTGA
- a CDS encoding Lrp/AsnC family transcriptional regulator — translation MIDELDRKILRLLQKDARLSYREIAKELNIAVGTVHNRIKRMEENGVLKAFYPKVDYEKIGYGLTAIIGIQAQGKKIVEIEKQIAKDSHVMCVYDVTGDYDIIIVAKFRNREDMNRFVKSVLAIDGVEKTTTHVAMQIVKEEFTLEP, via the coding sequence ATGATAGATGAGTTGGATAGGAAAATTTTAAGGCTACTTCAAAAAGACGCTCGGTTATCTTACAGAGAAATTGCTAAGGAGCTGAATATTGCTGTTGGTACGGTGCACAATAGAATAAAGCGTATGGAAGAAAATGGTGTTCTTAAAGCCTTCTATCCAAAAGTAGATTATGAAAAAATAGGCTATGGACTAACAGCGATAATAGGCATACAGGCACAGGGAAAAAAGATAGTGGAAATTGAAAAGCAAATCGCAAAGGATTCTCATGTAATGTGTGTTTATGACGTCACGGGGGATTACGATATAATTATCGTGGCGAAGTTTAGGAATAGAGAGGACATGAACCGCTTTGTAAAGAGTGTTTTGGCGATAGATGGCGTTGAGAAGACTACCACACACGTGGCAATGCAGATTGTTAAAGAAGAGTTTACACTCGAGCCTTAA
- a CDS encoding phosphoribosyltransferase family protein, producing the protein MSQIEAVKEKLRVVRVLKLLKKTYTYEELSKMTGLPITVLNRYVRGKVLPSTKRAKELLQVLAPYVNVEEEVKKRIKFDEHGLFDNMSILSDTALMTLIAENIASRYLSKDIDKVLTAATDGIPLAVHIANELNIDIIYAKKKKEVGIEKFYEVNYIPSASGSVSTLYLPHWALKRGEKVLIVDDVIRSGETQKALIELCKQAGAKPVGMFFLISVGDNIEKLKEEYNIDVDVLIQL; encoded by the coding sequence ATGAGCCAAATTGAGGCTGTAAAAGAGAAATTGAGAGTTGTAAGAGTACTTAAATTATTGAAAAAGACTTATACTTACGAAGAATTATCAAAAATGACAGGACTCCCAATTACTGTGCTAAACAGATATGTTAGAGGTAAAGTTCTTCCAAGCACTAAGAGGGCTAAAGAACTTCTTCAAGTGCTCGCTCCATATGTAAATGTCGAAGAAGAAGTTAAGAAGAGGATTAAGTTTGATGAACACGGATTGTTCGACAACATGTCTATTCTCAGCGATACCGCATTGATGACTCTCATAGCTGAGAATATTGCATCGAGATATCTAAGCAAAGATATCGACAAGGTGCTAACAGCAGCTACCGATGGTATTCCCCTAGCTGTCCACATAGCGAACGAGCTTAACATCGACATTATTTACGCCAAAAAGAAAAAAGAGGTGGGCATAGAAAAGTTCTACGAAGTAAACTATATCCCAAGTGCCTCCGGAAGTGTATCCACCCTTTATCTGCCGCATTGGGCCTTAAAAAGAGGAGAAAAAGTGCTAATAGTTGATGACGTAATAAGGAGCGGCGAAACACAGAAGGCGCTTATCGAATTATGCAAGCAAGCGGGAGCAAAACCTGTAGGAATGTTCTTCCTCATCAGCGTTGGTGATAACATTGAAAAGCTGAAGGAGGAATACAACATAGATGTCGATGTGCTCATACAATTGTAA
- a CDS encoding OPT family oligopeptide transporter produces the protein MEKYQEVAPSVSRGGIEEKYREITPAAVILGVLWGAFMAASFTYAGMIMGFTSGGSAIAAIVGWGILRGVLKKGTVVENNIVQTIASAVNISVSGVIFTIPALYIMGLHEEINTLYFVLATAAGALLGITFMIPLRKQMIEIDRLKFPTGTAVATVLKTPGSGIEKARILFAGMILSAVVYLIQQFPVFGLPHIIPEVVDLGSMLHLPSWINLTIALSLMVFGMGLITGRNGLIVLAGGVLSYYIITPVVKALGWIPSDVQGAAISSFVYGNMTRPLGIGMLLGGSIAGLLLSLPVIAVAIKSLAQASKGADSNSNEELPVKYLYIGAGLAFLLLFITTYKLGNLGVGRSLLTALVGVIWIFIASLLVAMSTGMTDWSPVSGLSLVSVMILLYLTSKNIPLTILLGATVGVAISGAADMMQDLKTGHLVGGIPSRQQKVEILTSWIGPLIAITVVGLIWKAYGIGNDMVPAPQAMALKSMVDAILGGSVPVDKFLAGGLIGFALSLSGVPGLGVLVGLSMYLPILYIIPYGIGCVVNEITKKRKGHEFITEKVLPFAAGLMVGEAAMTLLFAVLTVAGVLHP, from the coding sequence ATGGAAAAATATCAAGAAGTTGCTCCAAGCGTCAGCAGGGGTGGAATAGAGGAAAAGTACCGTGAAATAACACCTGCCGCTGTGATATTGGGAGTTCTTTGGGGAGCCTTTATGGCAGCGAGCTTTACCTATGCTGGAATGATAATGGGATTCACATCAGGAGGTTCAGCAATTGCCGCCATCGTTGGCTGGGGAATTTTGAGAGGAGTGCTAAAGAAAGGAACAGTTGTTGAGAACAACATTGTCCAAACAATAGCATCAGCAGTGAACATCTCAGTTTCAGGTGTTATATTCACAATTCCAGCACTCTATATAATGGGCCTCCACGAGGAGATAAACACACTCTACTTCGTTTTGGCAACTGCAGCTGGTGCTCTATTAGGAATAACCTTCATGATTCCACTTAGGAAGCAGATGATTGAAATTGACAGACTAAAGTTCCCAACAGGAACAGCTGTTGCTACAGTGCTTAAAACACCCGGAAGCGGTATTGAAAAGGCAAGGATACTCTTTGCGGGTATGATATTGAGTGCAGTGGTTTACTTGATACAGCAGTTCCCAGTTTTTGGACTTCCACACATAATTCCAGAAGTAGTTGATTTGGGCAGCATGCTACACCTCCCATCATGGATTAACTTAACAATTGCCCTCTCATTAATGGTATTTGGTATGGGTCTCATTACAGGAAGGAACGGTTTAATAGTCTTAGCTGGTGGAGTGCTCTCATACTACATCATCACTCCAGTCGTTAAGGCCCTAGGGTGGATCCCAAGCGATGTGCAAGGCGCTGCAATAAGCTCATTCGTCTACGGTAACATGACAAGGCCCTTGGGTATTGGAATGCTCTTAGGAGGTTCAATTGCTGGGTTGTTGCTCTCACTCCCAGTTATTGCAGTGGCCATAAAAAGCCTAGCACAAGCGAGCAAAGGTGCTGACAGCAACAGTAATGAAGAGTTGCCAGTCAAATACCTCTACATCGGTGCTGGTTTAGCATTCTTGTTGCTCTTCATAACAACATACAAGCTTGGCAACCTTGGCGTCGGAAGGAGCTTGCTCACCGCTTTAGTCGGTGTCATCTGGATATTCATAGCCTCACTCTTAGTAGCAATGTCCACAGGAATGACCGATTGGAGCCCTGTCTCTGGACTCTCATTGGTGTCCGTCATGATCCTCCTCTACCTAACGAGCAAGAACATCCCATTGACAATATTGCTGGGTGCTACAGTTGGTGTCGCTATCTCAGGTGCAGCTGATATGATGCAAGACCTCAAGACAGGTCACTTAGTGGGTGGAATTCCATCAAGGCAGCAAAAGGTGGAGATACTAACATCCTGGATTGGCCCACTCATAGCAATCACAGTCGTTGGGCTCATTTGGAAGGCATACGGAATTGGAAACGATATGGTTCCAGCTCCGCAAGCAATGGCATTGAAGTCAATGGTTGACGCTATCTTGGGAGGAAGCGTTCCAGTTGACAAGTTCCTCGCTGGAGGACTCATTGGATTTGCACTTTCACTAAGCGGTGTTCCAGGATTAGGAGTTTTAGTTGGTCTCTCAATGTACCTACCAATACTCTACATCATCCCATACGGTATCGGATGTGTTGTCAATGAGATAACAAAGAAGAGGAAGGGACACGAGTTCATAACAGAGAAGGTATTGCCATTCGCCGCTGGACTGATGGTTGGAGAAGCTGCAATGACGCTGCTCTTCGCAGTGCTCACCGTAGCTGGAGTGCTACACCCATGA
- a CDS encoding type II toxin-antitoxin system RelE/ParE family toxin — MKKLIGNGLLTIGLIGGAISAARIPPMWGGVIGSLAVMGVGIFLRRQGEKEELHKAKQSGTGGKEELERILKTALNDLESLVEARDSLDIKTLRARLDKILEELEKFPEKAQPLRIEGMRAYGEIMTAFSSAERRLNRAWSAYADGYKGEGDTYLELGLESLKNTLKVLHALKL; from the coding sequence ATGAAGAAGCTCATTGGAAACGGTTTACTTACAATAGGTTTGATTGGAGGAGCTATAAGCGCAGCGAGAATACCTCCAATGTGGGGCGGAGTCATTGGCTCCCTCGCCGTCATGGGGGTTGGAATCTTCCTAAGAAGACAGGGTGAGAAGGAAGAGCTCCACAAGGCAAAGCAAAGCGGAACCGGAGGAAAAGAGGAACTTGAGAGAATACTCAAGACGGCATTAAATGACCTCGAGTCTTTGGTTGAGGCAAGGGATTCATTGGACATCAAGACTCTTAGAGCCAGGTTGGACAAAATCCTCGAAGAGCTCGAGAAGTTCCCAGAAAAGGCACAACCACTAAGGATTGAGGGAATGAGAGCCTATGGTGAGATTATGACTGCATTCAGCAGTGCTGAGAGAAGGTTAAACAGGGCATGGAGTGCTTATGCAGATGGCTACAAAGGCGAGGGAGATACTTACTTAGAGCTTGGATTAGAAAGCTTAAAGAACACTTTGAAAGTTTTGCATGCGTTAAAGCTTTGA